In the Quercus lobata isolate SW786 chromosome 5, ValleyOak3.0 Primary Assembly, whole genome shotgun sequence genome, one interval contains:
- the LOC115990981 gene encoding uncharacterized protein LOC115990981 translates to MPQIDSYDGVKDPLDYLETFKTLMHLQEVADEIMCRAFPTTLKGAARIWNKRSTVCLMSIKQRKDGTLRSYISRFNKEALSIDEADNKILVAAFMNRLQKGKFLFSIYKNDLKTMSKELYRATKYMNVEDALLAQEEKPKKMER, encoded by the exons ATGCCACAGATAGATAGCTACGACGGAGTTAAGGACCCTCTAGATtacctagagaccttcaagaccttgatgcaccttcaagaaGTAGCCGATgaaatcatgtgtagggccttccccaCGACGCTGAAAGGTGCAgcaagaatttg GAATAAAAGGTCTACGGTTTGCTTGATGAGCATTAAGCAGCGAAAGGACGGGACACTGAGATCCTACATATCCCGCTTCAATAAGGAAGCACtttcgatcgacgaagccgacaaCAAGATACTTGTAGCGGCATTCATGAATAGGCTACAGAAGggaaagtttttgttctccataTATAAGAACGACCTGAAGACCATGTCAAAAGAACTTTATAGGgccaccaagtacatgaatgttGAAGACGCGCTGCTAGCTCAAGAGGAAAAACCCAAGAAAATGGAGAGATAA